One part of the Miscanthus floridulus cultivar M001 unplaced genomic scaffold, ASM1932011v1 os_1914_2_3, whole genome shotgun sequence genome encodes these proteins:
- the LOC136534407 gene encoding CDPK-related kinase 5-like, which translates to MGGCHAKPLTHDADGSPPHAAPATPPPGNATPATPGKKHWAVSPFFPFSTPSPSPAHHLFGGSAASPRKSPAPAGSAPTTPARRLLRLPFPPPSPAKHIRAALARRHGPSRPSIPEEGGGGGRGLDKGFGFNKGFAAKYDMGDEVGRGHFGYTCAATVKKGARKGESVAIKVIPKAKMTTSIAIEDVRREVKILKALAGNKNLVQFYDAYEDNDNVYIIMELCEGGELLDRILSRGGKYSEDDAKAVLVQILNVVAFCHIQGVVHRDLKPENFLFTSKDENSHLKAIDFGLSDFVKPDERLNDIVGSAYYVAPEVLHRCYSTEADVWSIGVIAYILLCGSRPFWARTESGIFRSVLKADPSYNEAPWPSLTPEAMDFVKRLLCKDPRRRMTAAQALSHPWIRNYNDIKLPLDILIFRLIKAYIRSSSLRKAALRALSKTLTVDELFYLKAQFSLLEPDRNGCITLDNIRMALTREATDAMKESRVQEILVSLSALQYRRMDFQEFCAAAVSVHQLEALDRWEQHARSAYEHFEKEGNRAIVIDELASELGLSPSVPLHVVLQDWIRHTDGKLSFLGFVKLLHGMSSRSLSKMR; encoded by the exons ATGGGAGGGTGCCACGCTAAGCCGCTCACCCACGACGCGGACGGCTCGCCGCCGCACGCGGCGCCGGCGACCCCGCCCCCGGGCAACGCGACCCCCGCCACCCCCGGGAAGAAGCACTGGGCGGTGTCCCCGTTCTTCCCGTTCTCCACGCCGAGCCCGAGCCCCGCGCACCACCTCTTCGGCGGCTCCGCGGCGTCGCCGCGCAAGTCCCCCGCTCCCGCGGGCTCCGCGCCCACCACCCCGGCCAGGCGGCTCCTGCGGCTGCCCttcccgccgccgtcgcccgccaAGCACATCCGGGCGGCGCTCGCGAGGCGGCATGGCCCGTCGCGGCCGTCCATCCCCGAagagggtggcggcggaggcagGGGCCTCGACAAGGGGTTTGGGTTCAACAAGGGGTTCGCAGCCAAGTATGACATGGGGGACGAGGTCGGACGGGGGCACTTCGGCTACACCTGCGCTGCCACGGTTAAGAAGGGCGCGCGCAAAGGGGAGTCCGTCGCCATCAAGGTCATCCCCAAAGCAAAG ATGACTACATCCATTGCTATAGAGGATGTCCGAAGGGAGGTTAAAATATTGAAAGCTTTGGCAGGAAACAAAAACTTGGTCCAATTCTATGATGCCTATGAGGACAATGACAACGTATATATAATAATGGA GTTGTGCGAAGGTGGAGAGCTACTCGACAGAATACTTTCCAG AGGTGGGAAGTACTCTGAGGATGATGCAAAAGCTGTCCTGGTGCAAATATTAAATGTTGTCGCTTTTTGCCACATTCAAGGAGTGGTTCATCGAGATCTCAAACCAGAG AATTTTCTTTTTACATCAAAAGACGAGAATTCCCATCTTAAGGCCATCGATTTTGGCTTATCAGACTTTGTAAAGCCAG ATGAGAGGCTCAATGACATTGTTGGAAGTGCTTATTATGTTGCTCCAGAAGTTCTGCATAGATGCTATAGCACAGAAGCTGATGTCTGGAGTATAGGTGTAATTGCATATATCCTTCTTTGCGGCAGTCGTCCATTTTGGGCACGCACTGAATCTGGCATATTCCGTTCGGTGCTCAAAGCTGATCCTAGTTACAATGAGGCACCATGGCCTTCTCTGACTCCGGAAGCAATGGATTTTGTCAAGCGATTGCTGTGCAAGGATCCACGTCGAAGGATGACTGCAGCTCAGGCTTTAA GTCATCCGTGGATCAGAAATTATAATGACATTAAGCTGCCATTGGACATCCTTATATTCCGACTTATCAAAGCTTATATTCGTTCCTCATCTTTACGGAAAGCCGCTCTGAGG GCTCTATCAAAGACCTTAACAGTTGACGAGCTTTTCTATCTGAAAGCACAGTTTTCTTTATTGGAACCAGACAGAAATGGATGCATCACTCTTGACAATATCAGAATG GCCTTAACGAGAGAAGCTACTGATGCAATGAAGGAATCCCGAGTTCAAGAGATTCTTGTTTCG TTGAGCGCCCTTCAGTACAGAAGAATGGACTTCCAAGAATTCTGTGCAGCAGCAGTTAGTGTGCATCAGCTTGAAGCATTGGATAGATGGGAGCAACATGCGCGATCTGCTTATGAACATTTTGAGAAGGAAGGCAACCGAGCTATTGTAATAGATGAATTAGCTTCT GAATTGGGCCTCAGCCCTTCAGTGCCACTGCATGTCGTTCTACAAGATTGGATCAGGCATACGGATGGGAAATTGAGCTTTCTTGGATTTGTCAAGTTGTTGCATGGCATGTCCAGCAGGTCCCTGTCAAAGATGAGATAG